In Mercurialis annua linkage group LG5, ddMerAnnu1.2, whole genome shotgun sequence, a single genomic region encodes these proteins:
- the LOC126682954 gene encoding protein STRICTOSIDINE SYNTHASE-LIKE 3-like: protein MAPTTILAALLLLLALYCGIDPLKHSALSDFPNFKAYKVDMPAWSLVPKDRDEENLLQRSEIKFLNELQGPESLTFDPLGRGPYTGLADGRIVFWDGHQWNDFAVTSSNRSGICDPKPSAFSYLKDEHICGRPLGLRFNKKTGDLYIADAYFGLMKVGPEGGLATSLVKEAEGVSLGFTNDLDIDDEGNIYFTDSSTQYQRRNFMQLVFSSEDSGRVLKYNPSTKETTVLVRNVQFPNGLSLSKDGNFFVFSEGSMGRLSKYWLKGEKAGSTEVFAIMPGFPDNVRTNKEGNFWVAIHCRLSYFAYMSALHPKLRTILYKLPIPAKIQYLFQIGGRLHAVAVKYSPEGKLLQILEDSEGKVVKAISEVEERDGKLWIGSVLMPFVAVYNLA, encoded by the exons ATGGCTCCAACCACGATTCTGGCtgcacttcttcttcttctagcTTTGTATTGTGGCATTGATCCATTGAAGCACAGTGCACTCTCTGATTTTCCCAACTTTAAGGCTTATAAAGTTGACATGCCTGCCTGGTCTTTGGTTCCTAAGGATAGAGATGAAGAGAACTTGCTTCAAAGATCTGAAATTAAGTTCTTGAATGAACTTCAAGGCCCTGAAAGCTTGACCTTCGACCCTCTTGGCCGGGGCCCTTATACTGGTCTTGCTGATGGTAGAATTGTGTTCTGGGATGGTCATCAATGGAATGATTTTGCTGTTACTTCATCTAATAG ATCAGGAATATGTGACCCAAAACCATCAGCTTTCAGTTACTTGAAGGATGAGCATATCTGCGGCAGACCTTTGGGGCTCCGCTTCAATAAGAAAACAGGTGATTTATACATCGCCGATGCATATTTCGGGCTGATGAAGGTGGGGCCAGAGGGTGGATTGGCGACGTCACTTGTAAAAGAGGCGGAAGGAGTCTCACTCGGGTTTACCAATGACCTAGACATTGATGATGAAGGGAACATTTACTTCACAGATAGTAGCACTCAATACCAGAGAAG GAACTTTATGCAATTGGTATTTTCTTCAGAGGACAGTGGGAGGGTTCTAAAGTACAACCCGAGTACAAAGGAAACAACCGTCCTTGTGAGGAATGTTCAATTTCCAAACGGTTTGTCTCTAAGCAAGGATGGTAACTTCTTTGTCTTCAGTGAAGGATCCATGGGCAG GTTGAGCAAGTACTGGCTGAAAGGGGAGAAAGCAGGGAGCACCGAAGTATTCGCGATCATGCCTGGATTTCCTGATAATGTTAGAACGAATAAAGAAGGTAACTTTTGGGTAGCGATCCATTGCCGTCTATCATATTTCGCATACATGTCTGCATTGCACCCAAAGCTGAGGACGATCCTGTATAAGCTTCCGATACCAGCAAAGATTCAGTACCTGTTTCAGATCGGGGGTCGGCTTCATGCGGTGGCGGTGAAGTACAGTCCCGAAGGTAAGCTTTTGCAGATATTAGAGGACAGTGAGGGTAAGGTTGTTAAAGCAATTAGCGAAGTGGAAGAAAGAGATGGGAAGCTATGGATAGGAAGTGTTCTGATGCCTTTTGTTGCAGTTTACAACTTGGCTTGA